In Citrus sinensis cultivar Valencia sweet orange chromosome 4, DVS_A1.0, whole genome shotgun sequence, one DNA window encodes the following:
- the LOC102606674 gene encoding probable serine/threonine-protein kinase PBL7, with the protein MGWFPCAGKSSKNAKKKHHNKPIDQIPSTSEKLKVNSTVDVKKEASKDGGSDHIAAHTFTFRELAAVTKNFRADCLLGEGGFGRVYKGRLESTNQVVAIKQLDRNGLQGNREFLVEVLMLSLLHHPNLVNLIGYCADGDQRLLVYEYMPLGSLEDHLHDLPPDKKRLDWTTRMRIAAGAAKGLEYLHDKANPPVIYRDLKCSNILLGEGYHPKLSDFGLAKLGPVGDKTHVSTRVMGTYGYCAPEYAMTGQLTLKSDVYSFGVVLLEIITGRKAIDNTRAAGEHNLVAWARPLFKDRRKFSQMADPTLQGQYPVRGLYQALAVAAMCVQEQPNMRPLIADVVTALTYLACQKYDPESQPVQSSRTGSSTPRIRREQ; encoded by the exons AAAAATTGAAGGTGAATTCTACTGTGGATGTAAAGAAGGAGGCCTCTAAGGATGGAGGATCTGATCATATTGCGGCACATACATTTACATTTCGTGAATTGGCAGCAGTAACAAAGAATTTCAGGGCAGATTGTCTGTTGGGTGAAGGAGGATTTGGCCGGGTATACAAAGGAAGACTGGAGAGTACTAATCAG GTTGTAGCTATCAAGCAACTTGATCGTAATGGACTACAAGGGAACAGGGAATTCCTTGTCGAAGTGCTGATGTTAAGTCTACTTCACCATCCCAATCTTGTAAACTTAATTGGCTATTGTGCCGATGGGGATCAGAGACTGTTGGTCTATGAATACATGCCATTGGGATCATTGGAAGACCATCTACATG ACCTACCACCAGATAAGAAACGATTGGACTGGACTACAAGAATGAGAATAGCTGCAGGTGCTGCAAAAGGCTTGGAGTATTTGCATGACAAAGCTAATCCCCCTGTTATATACCGCGATTTGAAATGCTCAAACATTTTACTTGGGGAAGGTTATCATCCAAAGCTATCTGATTTTGGTTTAGCTAAATTGGGTCCTGTTGGGGATAAGACTCATGTATCTACTAGAGTGATGGGAACGTATGGATATTGTGCACCAGAGTATGCTATGACTGGTCAGCTTACTCTGAAATCTGATGTTTATAGCTTTGGAGTTGTTCTTCTAGAGATTATTACCGGTAGAAAAGCCATTGACAATACAAGGGCTGCTGGAGAACACAATCTAGTTGCATGG GCCCGGCCCTTGTTTAAAGATAGGAGGAAATTCTCACAGATGGCTGACCCAACACTTCAAGGCCAATATCCAGTGAGGGGATTATATCAAGCTCTAGCTGTTGCTGCAATGTGTGTTCAGGAACAGCCTAATATGCGGCCGCTCATAGCTGATGTAGTCACCGCCCTTACCTATCTTGCTTGTCAAAAGTATGATCCTGAATCCCAGCCTGTCCAGAGCTCACGCACAGGCTCTTCAACTCCAAGAATCCGAAGGGAACAGTGA